From the genome of Vicia villosa cultivar HV-30 ecotype Madison, WI linkage group LG2, Vvil1.0, whole genome shotgun sequence, one region includes:
- the LOC131647159 gene encoding uncharacterized protein LOC131647159 has protein sequence MANQLGNLVESIKSKVRSTLKMKKGKKPYVKMDKSASVKVEIRSRKARKIIEKTLKAADNPGKHNITV, from the coding sequence ATGGCGAATCAGTTGGGAAATCTGGTTGAATCGATAAAGTCAAAGGTTCGGTCAACACTGAagatgaagaagggaaagaaaccgTACGTAAAGATGGACAAGAGTGCAAGCGTGAAGGTCGAGATTCGAAGCAGAAAAGCTCGGAAGATCATTGAGAAGACGTTGAAAGCTGCTGATAATCCCGGCAAGCATAACATCACTGTATAA